Proteins from one Methanospirillum lacunae genomic window:
- a CDS encoding mechanosensitive ion channel family protein: MVNSSTILENITNISNIAPDGTLPGHMMRTIIEPSWIISSLLVLIIGYLIVYGMDFFLRILSEKLGTRRHILAMIIPVLKILVYICMVYVILSPLFDLGFTELAVFSGLIGAGLGFGLKDLVENIVAGFVIIIEKPYQIGDKIAINEHYGEVIDIGLIQTVIVTPGDSRVTIPNYLTVVNAVSSSNSGSAEMMVVTDLYLSYDADIDKAVRLLTEAVITSRYVYISEKRPYIILVENYPLYRKIIAKAYVNDLRHEFTFKTDITKRTWESYQDAGIKPPDIIGNGYPIPIDKMIAV, translated from the coding sequence ATGGTTAATTCATCTACTATTTTGGAAAATATCACAAATATATCAAATATCGCACCGGATGGAACTCTCCCGGGTCATATGATGAGAACCATCATAGAGCCATCCTGGATCATTTCGAGTTTACTTGTTCTCATTATTGGGTATCTGATTGTTTATGGAATGGATTTTTTCCTTCGCATTCTTTCTGAAAAACTTGGAACAAGAAGACATATTCTCGCAATGATTATACCGGTTCTCAAAATTCTGGTGTATATTTGTATGGTCTACGTGATCCTGTCTCCGTTATTTGATCTCGGATTTACTGAACTTGCAGTATTCTCAGGACTTATTGGAGCCGGGCTTGGGTTTGGACTGAAAGATCTCGTGGAAAATATTGTTGCCGGATTTGTCATCATTATTGAAAAACCATATCAGATTGGAGATAAAATCGCCATAAATGAACACTATGGAGAAGTAATTGATATTGGTCTCATTCAGACAGTGATTGTAACACCAGGTGACAGCAGGGTCACTATTCCGAATTATCTGACTGTTGTAAATGCAGTATCCAGTTCAAATTCAGGATCTGCTGAGATGATGGTTGTCACTGATCTCTATCTCTCTTACGATGCTGACATCGACAAAGCTGTTCGTCTTCTCACAGAAGCTGTCATCACTTCCCGGTACGTGTATATCTCTGAAAAAAGGCCATATATCATACTTGTTGAAAATTATCCTCTCTATCGAAAAATTATCGCCAAGGCATATGTAAACGATCTCAGGCACGAATTTACTTTTAAAACCGATATCACGAAAAGAACATGGGAGAGTTATCAGGACGCCGGAATTAAACCGCCTGATATTATCGGGAACGGATATCCAATCCCAATTGATAAAATGATTGCAGTTTAA